TGGACGCAAACGCACTTCACAAGCCAAAACGCTTCTTTGGCGCAGCTAGAAACATCGAGCACGGCGGCTCTCTAACCATCATCGCAACAGCACTTATCGACACTGGCTCACGCATGGATGAAGTGATATTTGAAGAGTTTAAAGGCACTGGAAACAGCGAGATCGTGCTTGACCGTAACATCTCAGACCGCAGAATTTACCCAGCTATCAACGTGCTAAAATCAGGCACCAGAAAAGAAGAGCTACTTCAAAAGCCTGATGAGCTTCAAAAAATTTGGGCTATTCGCTCTGCGATAGCGACAATGGACGACGTCGAAGCGCTTAAATTCTTATATGCAAAAATGCTAAAAACAAAAGATAATAAAGAGCTTCTCTCTATCTTAAACGAGTAAATTTAACTGAGCTTGAAGCGCTTGCTTTGAGCTCAAATTTTTTTTGCATCAAATTTATCAACAAATCTTTCATAATTATACTAATTTAAAATTTTCAGTTTTATTTTTTTTTTTTTTGTAAAATCCGAATTTCTAACTTCTACAAAAAGGAAAAATATGAAAACAAAAGTCGTTCTTTCAGGCATTACAGCAACACTTGCTCTTGCTCTAACTGGATGTGGTGAGCCAACTACTTTGGCTGAAATTTGCAAAGCTGACATGGGAAGTATCAAGCACTTTAAAGGTGAAGTGAAAGTCTATAAAAGGGTAAGTTATACGACCAAATACGATATCATGACAAATAAATACGAGCTAAAAGAAGATGGAAAAGGTTATCTGATAGTAGATAAAGACACAAAGGTTAATCTAGATAAATTTAATGAAAAGGAATCTGATAGTTATGAGGTTATAAAAAATAGCATAGCACAAGGGACGCCTTATTATTATGGTGAGCAAAAATATGGCGAGATAGGTGACGAAAATGCGACAGAATTCTTAGCAACATTAGAAACGCTAAACCCAAGATGTATAAAAGGCGAGGAAATAAAACTAAGCCATAAAGATACAGAATTAACTCCGATAAAATAAAAAAAGGTGGTTCGCCACCTTTAAAACCTTACATTATCTCACTTTAATTTTATAAATCACTTACTAAATTTTTCTATGTCTTGATTGATTAAATTTTCATATTCACAAAGCTCGTTGCAAGTCTTTTTGCTCTGCTCGATAAGCTCATCAAATTTAAATCCAAGCATCACGATACGATAAAGGTTAGGCTTGTGTTTTCGCCAGTTGTAAAGCGTTGCGACATCAACGTCCAAATGATAAGCCATATCACGTTTTGTCATCTTAGCCACTTTACACTCCTTTTTTCGAGTGATTTTATAAATTTTATTCTGATAAGAAAACAATTGAATTATTTTATGTTTTTTATTAATTTCATTGAATATTTAAACTTTATTTAATATAAGAAAATTTAAAGTAGCCACGTAACATTTTTTAAATAAGGAGTAAAAATGAAAAATGTAGTTTTAAAAGTTGCTTTAGGTTTAAGCCTAGCTAGTGCCGCTGCTTTAGCGCAAGGAGCGTTTGTGGGAGTTGAAGGAGACTACTCTTTTGGATCAAAGCTTACTGTAAAAGGCGATGACGGCTCAAAGATCAAATTTAAAAAAGCACAACCAGGTCTTGGTCTAAAAGCTGGTTATGACTTTGACGTAGCTAGAGTTTATGGAGCTTACATATATGATTTTAAAGTTAAGAAAACAGCAAATGACGAAGATAAAAGCGTAGCTGAGTGGAAAACTCATAAATTTATAGTTGGAGCTGACTATACTCCAAGTGTGGCAAAAGATCTTAAACTAGTTCTTGGTGGCTACACTGGTTTTTCAAAACTTAAGCTAAGGGGTGGCGATGCTGAAAATCCGATGGAAAGTGCTAGCACAAACGGCTGGATACTTGGTGCAAAAGTTGGTGCCGAATACTCTATCAACGAAAACAATGCGGTTGAGTTTGGTCTAAAAGCTGATAGAACTGACTACGGCAAGATTAGTAAATTTGATTTTGTTGACACAAAAGAGACAAATGTCGGTCTTTATATGGGATATACATATAAATTTTAATAATTCGCAAGCTCAAATTTCAAAGCAAATTTGAGCTTTTAACTAACTGCCCTACTTTTAAAATAAGCTATAAATTTACCAGCTTTTCTAAATTTTCGCCGTCTAAGCGGTAGGTTCTCCACTCAAGAGATTGATTTTTAGCACCCATACTTTCATAAAATTTGATGCTTGGCTCATTCCAGTTTAGGCAGCACCACTCAAGCCTTTTTAAATTTTCATCCTTGCAAATTTGAGCTAGAAATTTAAAAAATGCCTTGCCGATACCTTGATTTCTAAACTCTTTTTTGACGTAGATGTCCTCAAGATACATTCCGCCAAGCCCTAAAAATGTAGAAAACGTGTAAAAATAGATAGCATATCCTATCACCCTGCCCTCACTCTCGCAGATAAGGGCTTTTGCGTGATTTTTATTAAAGATAGAGTCTGCGAAAATTTCATTTGTAAAAGTGACTTGATCGCTCATATTTTCATAGCTCGCAAGCTCTCTTACAAGCTCACAGATCACGTCTATATCGCCCTCAGTCGCTTTTCTTATTTGAAATTTCATTAGTTATCACCAAAGAGTGCTTTTAGATCCTTGACCATTCCGCCGTCACTATCGCTGCTGCTAGTTTTTGAGCC
Above is a window of Campylobacter concisus DNA encoding:
- a CDS encoding transcriptional regulator: MAKMTKRDMAYHLDVDVATLYNWRKHKPNLYRIVMLGFKFDELIEQSKKTCNELCEYENLINQDIEKFSK
- a CDS encoding outer membrane beta-barrel protein, yielding MKNVVLKVALGLSLASAAALAQGAFVGVEGDYSFGSKLTVKGDDGSKIKFKKAQPGLGLKAGYDFDVARVYGAYIYDFKVKKTANDEDKSVAEWKTHKFIVGADYTPSVAKDLKLVLGGYTGFSKLKLRGGDAENPMESASTNGWILGAKVGAEYSINENNAVEFGLKADRTDYGKISKFDFVDTKETNVGLYMGYTYKF
- a CDS encoding GNAT family N-acetyltransferase, which translates into the protein MKFQIRKATEGDIDVICELVRELASYENMSDQVTFTNEIFADSIFNKNHAKALICESEGRVIGYAIYFYTFSTFLGLGGMYLEDIYVKKEFRNQGIGKAFFKFLAQICKDENLKRLEWCCLNWNEPSIKFYESMGAKNQSLEWRTYRLDGENLEKLVNL